The DNA region GCCGCCAAGGCCGGCGCGAAGGTCAGCATGCGCCTCGTCCCCGGGCAGAACCCCGCCCGCATCACCCGCCTGATCCAGGAGTACGTCCCGCAGATCGCCCCGCAGGGCGTGCACGCCGAAGTCCGCGAGCACCACGGCGGGCAGCCCGTGAAGTTCGACCTGAGCAGTCCCTACATCAAGGCCGCCGACCGCGCCCTGAAACGCGTGTTCGGCCGCGAGGCCGCGTTCGCCCGCACCGGCGGGAGCATCCCGATCGTCGCGGCGTTCAGCGCCATCCTGAAAGCCCCCGTGCTGCTGGTGGACATGGGCCTGAACGAGGACGCCCCCCACAGCCCCAACGAGAGCTTCGCGATCAGCGACTACCACAACGGCATCCTGACCAGCGCCTACCTGCTGGAAGAACTCGCGCAGTAAGGTGCCGCGCCTGAACCTCGGCTTTCTCGCCTCGCACGGCGGAAGCGCCGCGAAGCACCTGGTCGCCGCCTGCCACGCCGGCACGCTGAACGCCACGCCCCTGGCCCTGGTCAGCAACAACAGCCGCTCCCCCGCGCTCGCCTGGGCGCGGGAGGCTGGCCTGCAGACCGCGCACCTCAGCAGCGCCAAACATCCCGACCCCGCCACCCTCGACCACGCCATCCTCGCCTTCCTCACCACCGCCGGCGTGGACACCCTGGTCCTCAGCGGGTACATGCGCGAACTCGGCCCGCAGGTCCTCACGCACTACGCCGGGCGGATCATCAACATCCACCCCAGCCTGCTGCCCCGCCACGGCGGCCGCGGCATGTACGGCGACCGCGTGCACGAGGCGGTGCTTACCGCCGGGGACACCGAGAGCGGCGCGTCCGTGCACCTCGTCACCCAGGGCATCGACGAGGGCCCCGTCCTCGCCCAGACCCGCGTGCCCGTCCTGCCCGGCGATACGCTGGACACCCTGAAAGCCCGCGTGCAGGCCGTGGAAGGCGACCTTATGCTCCGGGCGCTGCAGGACCTGGCGCGGGGGTAAATCACGAGCGGTTTGACCGGAAGACCTGCGCCCAGGCGACGAACGGTAAGGAATGCGTCTGGGAGACGGACGCCGGCTCCTGCGCCGATATCCGCGCCGGGCCGGTCACTCGGCCGCTGGATGTACCGTTCCAGGGGCAGCCCCTGCGTATCCGGGACACCAGCTACCGCTGACTGTCTTTGTACCCGGCCGGTACAGCTGTAAATAGATATCTGCGCAGGCGGTGGCCTGAACCCGGACGTGTACGCCGTGTGTGACGTTCTCCCCAGGGGAACGTGGCCGATTACGGACACTGAGACCATAGACGCTGCTGAGATGGGGGCTGTCCTCCGGCCGGGAGCTTTAGCGTCGGGCAGGCGGCGACTGAGGCCCGGAAGGTGCAGCCGGCCGGTTCTGGGGGCGTGGCCTGGAGGGCCTTGGCAGCGACAACTTGAACCGCGTTCAACAATCTGGTCTTGTGGGGCGCATGACCCCACCCGAGCTCCCCGCCTTCGCCGCCGCCGCCGTGAAGGCGGCCCTGCATGCCATCCCCATGAACGCCACCGTGGGCGTGCGCATCACGGGGGTCGGGGTGGGCTGGGCGGCCGGCGAATGCCCGGACACGCCGCCCTTTCGCAACCACCTGGGCACCATTCATGCCGGGGCGCAGTTCCTGCTGGCCGAGGCGGTAAGCGGCGCGGCCTTCGCGGGCGCGTTCGCGCAGTACCTGAGCACCGCCGTGCCCCTGATCGAGAAACTGGACACGCATTACGTCGGCCGCGCCGTGGGCGACCTGACCGCCCGCGCCGAGTGCGACCCCGGGGACCTGCCGGCCGCGCACGCCGCGTTCGCCGCCGAGGGGCGCGCCCGCCTGACCGTGAAGGTCACCGTCCGGGACGGCGAGGACAAGCCTGTCATGGAAGCCCTGGCCCACTGGTACCTGCGGGACCGGCCGGCCGCCCCGGCGCCGCAGGACTGAAGCGTTCCGCCCGTCCCGACCGGCTGACCTCCCCCCGCGCGGGCCGGCGGGGGAGGTCACACGCCCCCACGCCCCGGCGTAGTCTGCGGGCATGAGCGTCATGCTTCTCGACCACATGGGCATCGCCACCCCCGACCTGGACCAGGGAAGCGCCCCGTACCTCGCGCTGGGCCTCACGCCGGACGGCCCGGACGAACTGGTGCAGTCGCAGGGCGTGAACGTCCGCGTGTTCCGGGTGGGGCAGAGCATGATCGAACTGCTCGCCCCGGCCCGCCCGGACAGCGCCATCGCGCGGTACCTGGAGAAGAACCGGCCCGGGCTGCATCACACCGCGTACCGCGTGGCGCACCTGGATGCCGAGGTGGAGCGCCTGCGGGGCCTGGGCGCCACGTTCCTGAGCGAGCAGCCCGGCCCGGGCCTGCACGGCACGCGGGTGATCTTCCTGCACCCGAAGTGGGGCCAGGGCACCCTGATCGAGCTGGTGGAACACCCGGCCGGCGGGACCGGGCATTGAGTCAGGGCCGCCGGGGCCGCTGGTGGCTGACCAGCGGCCTGATCGCTGCCGGCATCTGGGTCGTGAGCGGCATGAGCGACACGCCCGGCCCGGGCCTCGCGCACCCGTGGGACTGGGCGGCGCACGGCGTGACGTACCTCGCGCTGGCGTTCAGCCTGACCCGGGCGACCGGGAGTGCCGGGGCGGCGCTGGCGTTGGCCGCGTGGTACGGCGCGCTGGACGAGGTGCACCAGTCCTTCGTGCCCGGCCGGGAGGCGGGCCTGCCGGACTGGCTGGCGGACGTGACCGGCGCGTGGCTGGGCGTGACGCTGGCCGGGTGGCGCCGCACTCCCGCGCCCCAGCCGGCCACCCCTGACTGACCCGGGCGGGCCAAGGCGGGTCGGAATTCTGTGCGGCGCGGCCCGCTAGTCTGCTCGCATGTCGTTCTCTCTGTCCGCCGCGTCTGCCCGGCCCCCCGGCACCCCGCCCGACCTGCAGGCCGCCCTGACCCAGTTGGACGGCGTGATCCTGGGCAAGGGCACGCAGGTGCGGCTGGCGGTGGCGTGCCTGCTGGCGCGCGGTCACCTGCTGATCGAGGACCAGCCCGGCGTGGGCAAGACCACCCTGGCGCACGCCCTGGCCCGCACCTTCGGGCTGGACTTCCGGCGGGTGCAGTTCACGTCCGACCTGCTCCCGGCTGACCTGCTGGGGGTGAGCATCTGGGACGCGGCGAGCAGCACCTTCCGCTTCCAGCCGGGCCCGGTGTTCAGCGAGGTGCTGCTCGCCGACGAGATCAACCGCGCCACGCCCCGCACGCAGGGCGCGCTGCTGGAGGCCATGGAGGAGCGGCAGGTGTCCGAGGGCGGCACCACCCGCCTGCTGCCGGACCCGTTCTTCGTGATCGCCACGCAGAACCCGGCGGCGTTCGTGGGCACCTCGCCGCTGCCGGAAGCGCAGCTGGACCGCTTCCTGCTCACGGTGACGCTGGGTTACCCGGACGTCCGGGCCGAGCGGCAGCTGCTGGAAACGGGCGGCCGCGGGCAGCGCGTGCGTGACCTCCCGGCGCTGCTGGGCGCCCCGGACCTGACCCGCATGGCCCGCGAGGTGGACGCCGTGCACGCCGCGCCGCCCCTGCTGGACTACGTGCAGGTGCTGGCCCGCGCCACCCGGGAACACCCGGCGCTGGAGGCCGGCCTGAGCCCCCGCGCGCTGCTGGCCCTGCTGTCCGTGTCGCGGGCGTGGGCGTATCTGCACGGGCGGGCCATGGTGCTCCCGGAGGACATCCAGGCGGTGTTCGCCCCGCTATGCGCGCACCGCCTGCCCCTGCGGGACGCGGGCGTGCGCGTGCAGGACGTCATCGACCGCGTGCTCGCGGACACGCCGATTCCCTGAGATGCGGCCGGCGCTCGGCGGTGTCCGCCCCACCCCGTTCGGGCTGTGGTTCCTGCTGCTGGTGCTGCTCACGCTGGTGGGCTGCATCAACTACAGCCTCAGCCTGGGTTACGGCCTGACCTTCCTGCTGCTGGGCGCATGGATGCTCGCGGGCCTGCACCTGGACCGCACCGCCCGGCTCGTCCGGGGCACCCTCCAGGCGGCCGGACCGGTCACCGCCGGACAGGTCGCGCCATTCACGCTGCAGCTGGCCGGCCTGTCCACCCGCGTGCCGTTGACCCTGACCGTGCGCGGCAGCCAGGGCCAGCGCGCCCGGCTGCGGCAGTCGGCGGGCGGCCCGGACCAGCCCGTCCTCCCCCTCAGGCTGTCCGCTCCGCTGCGCGGCCCGCTGACCGTGACCTCCGCCCGCCTGGTCCTGAGTGACGCTTTCGGGCTGTGGCACGTGGCGCGGCCCGTCACGCTGCCCGGCCCGGTCACCGTGTCCCCGGCCCCCACCCCCTCGGCCCTGCCGCCTGCCACCCCACACGCCGCCGGGGACGGCCAGCTCCGCCGCGTGCCCGGCCCGGACGAGTTCGCAGGCCTGCGGCCGTACCAGCCGGGGGACTCGCCAAGGCAGGTCTCCTGGCGGCACGCGGCCCGCACCGGGCAGCTCCTCACCCGTGAGACGGATGCCCCCGCCGGGCAGGCCCGCGTGCTGGACTGGGCCGACACGCGCGGCCCCACCGAGGCGCGCGTGTCGCAGCTGGCCGGCTGGGTGGAGGCCGCCCGAGTGACCGGCACGCCCTTCGCCCTGCGCGTCCCCGGTCACCCGGGGGCCTTCGGGGCGGGGGAGGCGCACGCGCAGGCGGCCCGCGCGATTCTGGCGCACCTGGACCCCCTGCCCGACCCGCCGAAGGTCGCGCCCGCCTCCACCGACGACCTCCCGGACGCGGGCGCGTGGACGACCACCCTGGCCGCTCTGGCGTTCGCGCTGGCACCACTGGTCCTGCGTCAGCCGCTGCTGATGAGCGTGCTCACGTTCGGGCTGCTGGGGTACACCTTCGCCCGTCTTCGGCGGTCCCTGCCGGCCCCGGGGCTCGCGGTGCTGGCGGGCGCGGCCGTGCTGGGCGGGGCATACCTGAACAGTGTGTACGGCACGCTGCTCGGCGTGGACGCCGGCACGGCCATGCTGGGCCTGCTGCTGGTCCTGAAGGCCGCCGAATCCCGCACCGGCCGGGACGCGCGGCTGCTGATCCTGCTGGGCCTGTTTCAGACCAGTACGCATTTCTTCGCCGGTCAGGGGCCGCTCACGGCGCTGCACACCGTGCTGGCCGCCGCGGGCCTGCTCGGCGCCGCGGCGCGTCTGACCTCGCCCGACGCCGCCTCCGGGCAGCCCGGGCTGCGGGTGGCCGGGCGGATGCTGGCGCTGGCCGTGCCGCTCGCCGCGCTGCTGTTCCTGCTGTTCCCCCGCCCGGACGGCCCGCTGTGGCGCCTTCCGCTGAGCGCCTCGGCGCAGACGGGCCTGGCGAACGAGATCACCGCCGGGGAGTACAGCGCCCTGGCACAGAACGACGCCGTGGCCTTCCGCGCCGATTTCGGCGGCACGCCCCCAGCGCCGGCTGAGCGGTACTGGCGCGGCCCGGTGTACGAGGCGTACGACGGGGTGCGCTGGACCCAGGTGCGCCTGAACGGCCCGAACCCCACGCTCACTCAGACCGGCCCGGCCGTGGGGTACACGCTCACGCTAGAACCGAACGGCACTCCGTGGCTGCCGGCGCTCGACACCCCCGTGGCGGTGCCGGCCGGTGCAGTCCTCACCACCGCTTTCCAGGCGGCCACGCGCCCCACCGGCGCCCGGTCCCGGTACCGCCTGAGCAGCGCGCCCGCCCGGCGAGGCGAACGGGAGGACCCGTTCCGGCTGGACCTGAATCTGCGCCGGCCGGCCGGGGAGAGCCCCCGCGCGGCGCAGTTCGGGGCGTCCTGGGCGGCGCTGCCCGCGCCGGAGCGGGTGCAGGCGGGCCTGGCCTTCCTCCGGCAGGGCGACTTCACCTACACGCTCACGCCGCCCACCCTGCCGGAACGGAACCGCGTGGACGCCTTCCTGTACGGCACCCGCCGCGGCTTCTGCGAGCATTACGCCTCGGCCTTCGCGTTCCTGATGCGCGCGGCTGGCGTGCCGGCGCGGATCGTGGGCGGATACCTGGGCGGGCAGGTGAACCCGGCCGGCAACTACCTGATCGTGCGCCAGCAGGACGCGCACGCCTGGGTGGAAGTCTGGCTGGCCGGACAGGGATGGGTGCGGGTGGATCCCACGGCCGCCATCGCGCCCGCCCGCGTGAACGCGAACGTCGGCACGGCCCTGACCCGCCCGCAGGCGAGCGCCGCGCCGGAACCGACCGCCCTGGCCCGCGCGCGGCTGGGGCTGGACGCCCTGCAGAACCGCTGGAACGACCTGGTCGTCGGGTACGACGGCGAGCAGCAGCGCAGCGCCCTGGCCCGCATCGGCGTGCAGGGCGCCGCCGCGCAGGTGGGCGCGCTGGCGGTGGGCCTGGTGCTGGCAGGCGCGATGGCGCTGTTTTTCCTGCGCCGGCAGACCGCGCCCCGCGACCCCATGCAGCGCACGCTGGACGACCTGACCCGCCGCACCGGGGAACCCCTGGGCCCCGGGGAGACGCTCAGCGCGTACGCGGAGCGGGTGGGGGCCCTGCGCCCGGACATGCGCCCCGGTTTGAGGCAGGTGCGGGACCTGTACCACGCGGCCCGCTACGCCCCGCAGCCGGGCGAGGCGGCCCTGCGCGCCCTGCGGGAGGCGGTGCGAAAGCTCCGCTGACTCCATTCGGGCGGGGACGCTCCGGTAGGATGGGCGGGTGAACGTTCAGCGGCTTCTCCTCTCGTCCGTCGCGGGCCTGTCGTCCGCCCTGATTGCGTACAGCGCGTTTTTCACGGGTGGGAACCTCGCGGGCGTCATGGCGTACCTGCGGCAGCGCGGCGCGGCCCGCCGACTGGAGGCGTCCGGGGCGGACGCCGCGCAGGTGCAGGCGGCCCGGGACCGGCTGCACGACCTGGGCCTGAGCATCGCCGACCCCGCTTACGCCGCGCAGATGATTCCCGTGGCCCTGCTGATCGGCTTGGCGGTGGGCCTGCTGATGTGGTGGCTGTTCGCCGGTCGCGTGAGCGGCGCGGCGCGCCCGGACGTGGAGGAACGCATGGTGCTGCGCCTCGCTCACCGACTTGGGGGGCAGTTCACGCTGACGCAGCTCACGGAGATCAGCCCCCTCAGTGCCGATCAGGCGCACGTGGTGACCGCGCGCATGCTTCAGGAGGGCCACCTGCGCCGCACCGAGGGCGGGTTCACGCTCGCATGAGCGCCTGGACGGCCGATCAGCTCGCGCAGCTGCTGCACGAGGCGAACGCGCATCCCTGGGAGAGCGTGCAGGCGGCCCTGGACGGCATCGAGGGCCAGCCGCACCCGCGCGTGGCGTGGCTCACCACGCACCTGTCCGTCACGAAACGCGAGTACGCCGCCCTGATCGCCGCCGCGGCCGGCGCCCCCACCCCGCCGGACGACGCGGGCCTGAGCGCCCTGATGGCCTGGGAGGTGGAGGCCGTGCGTGCCCTTACCTCCGCGCAGCTGGGCGCCCGCCTCACCCATGCGGGCGCGGACCTGAGCGTCGCGGACCTGATCCGCCTGAACGCCCGGCACACCGCGTGGCACGCCGGGCAGATCGCGGCGCTCAAGCCCCGCACCCGGATGGCCTGAGCGTGCCGGACGACCGCCCGTTCCTCACGCCGCCCAGCGCCGCGGGCCAGGAGGCCGGCGGGGCCAGTCCGGCCCCGCTGTTCGACCTGGCAGTGAACCGAGCGTGGCGCATCGTGCAGACGACCGGCCCGGCTGCCCTGGACGCTTGGCACGCCCGCACGCGGTTCGCGCGCCGGGTGCCGCTCAGCGTGATCCGCGCGCACCTCGCGTCCCGCCCGGCCGAGGGCGAGTGGCACTGGGAGGGCGGGGAGCACGGGGGCTGGGCGCCGGGCCGCTCCCTGTTCCCCTGACCAGCCTCAGCGCATCAGCGTCTGCGCGGCGACCTGCACCGCCCGGGTGATCTCCGCCTGGGGCAGATAGGGGAGACGGGTGTCCTCGGCGGCCAGGAACGCGTTGGCCGGCAGGTGCAGGAACCCGCACGGCACGGCCGCCCGGCCGCTGCGGTGCAGATGGTGCAGCGCGTGGAACATCACGGCGTTGCACACGTACAGGCCCGCGCTGTTGCTGATGCTGCCGGGAACCTCGGCGTCCCGCCACGCCGCCAGGAGGTCCCGCAGCGGAAGGGTGCTCAGGTAGGCGGCCGGCACGGCGGCCCCCTCCTCGCCGGGCGCGCACACGGGCGCGTCCCGGTAGGTCTGCCCGGTGTTGTCCGGAATGGGGAAGTCCATGACGTTCACCGCCACGCGTTCCAGCGTCACCTGCGGCCGGCCCGCTGCGAGCCCCGTGAGCAGCACCGCGCCGGGCTGGAGGCTGTCCAGCAGGGGCGTGAGTGCGGCCGCGGCGCCGCCCGGGTCCACCGGCAGCAGCGCCGCGTGCACCTGCCAGTCCCCCACGGTCAGGCCGTGCAGGGCCTCGGCGGCCTGGGCGCTGGGGTTCACGGGGTGCGTGTGAAACGGCTCGAAACCGGTGAGGAGCAGCGTGGGCATACGGGCCGCAGCATACGCCCACGTTCGCCGGGGCGCGCGCCCGGTATGCTCCCTCCATGCCGGAACTGCCGGAAGTGGAAACCACCCGCCGCAAGATCGAACCGCTGCTCAAGGGCCGCACCATCCTGCGCGTGCAGCACGACGCCCCGCACCGCTACGCGAACACGCACCTCGCGGAGGGCCGGCGCGTGCAGGGCCTGTCCCGTCGCGGCAAGTACCTGCTGCTGCAGCTCGCGGCCGCCGACGCCGCCGAGGACGACCCGCACGACCTGGAATTCATCGTGCACCTGGGCATGACCGGCGGATTCCGGCTGGAGAGCACCCCGCACACCCGCGTGACCCTCACCACCGACGGCGGCGAGCTGTACTTTCACGACCCGCGCCGGTTCGGGAAGATGGCGGTCGTGACGCCCGGCGCGTACGCCGGGATGCCCACCCTGGCCGGCATGGGCCCCGAACCCCTCTCCGACGACTTCCGCGAGGCCGATTTCGTGAAGGCCGCCGCGACCTGCGGCGCGGTGAAGCCCTGGCTGCTGTCCCAGAAGCCGGTGAGCGGCGTGGGGAACATCTACGCCGACGAGGCCCTCTGGGAAGCGAGGATTCACCCCGCGCAGACCCGCCTGAAGCCCGCCGAGGCGAAACGGCTGTACCACGCCATCCGCAGGGTCATGGGGGACGCCGTGAACGCGGGCGGCAGCAGCCTGGGGGACGGGCTGGGCAACTACCGCCAGCACGACGGTGAACCGGGCGGCTTCCAGGACCGCCACCACGCCTACGGCAAGGACGGCACCCCCTGCCCCCGCTGCGGCACGGACATCGCCAAGACGGTGCTCGCGCAGCGCGGCACGCACTACTGCCCGACCTGCCAGGTCCTGCGCCCCTAAACCCATCACCACGAAGAAGGCAGAGGACCAAAGCGGCGCCTCTGCCTTCTTTCTCGCGTCGTCTTAGCCCTGCTGGTGTTCCAGCGCGGCCTTCACGAAGCCCGCGAAGGGCGGGCTGGGCCGCATGGGCCGGCTCTTGAATTCCGGGTGGGCCTGCAACGCCACGAAGTACGGGTGCCCGGGAATCTCGATGCTCTCCACCAGGCCCGCGCCGCGGCCCTCCACCCCCGGGGTCACGCCGCTGATGTTCAGCCCGGCCTGCTTGAGTTCGCCCACGTAGGCGGGGTTCACCTCGAAGCGGTGGCGGTGGCGTTCCTTGACGGTGCCGCCCTGCGGAACGCCGTACAGCTCGGCGATCTTCGTGCCGGCGTTCAGCTGCATGGGCCAGTCGCCCAGGCGCATGGTGCCGCCCATGCCCTCGACTTCCAGCTGTTCGGGCATCAGGTCGATGACCTTGTGCGGGGCGTACTCGTCGAATTCGGCGCTGTTCGCGCCGGCGAGGCCGGCCACGTTGCGGGCGTACTCGATCACGGCGATCTGCATGCCCAGGCAGATGCCCAGGTACGGCACGCCGCGCGTGCGGGCGTACTCGGCCGCCCGGATCTTGCCCTCGATGCCGCGAATCCCGAAGCCGCCCGGAACGAGGATGCCGTCAGCGTCCCCGAGCTGTTTTTCCAGTTCGCCCTCGCCGGCCTCGGCGAGTTCCTCGGCGTTCACCCACTTGATGGTCACGCGGGCGTCGTTGGCGATCCCGGCGTGCGTGAGGGACTCCATCAGGCTCAGGTACGCGTCGGGCATGGCGGTGTACTTCCCGGCGATGGCGATCTTCACCTCGTTCGCGGGCTGCTTGATGGTGCGGACCGCGTGCGTCCACACGCCCAGGTTCGGCAGGGTGCGTTCCAGGCCCAGCAGGTCCTCCACGGCCTTCCCGAGGCCCTGCTCCTCCAGCGCCAGCGGCACCTCGTACACGTGCGCGACGTCGTAGCTGGAAAAGACCCGGTTCTCGCGCACGCTGGTGAACAGCGCGATCTTCTTCGTGATTTCCGGCGGGAGCTTTTCCTTGCTGCGGACCATCACGATGTCCGGCGCGATGCCGTATGAGCGCAGGGCCGCCACGCTGTGCTGCGTGGGCTTGGTCTTGAACTCGTGGCTGGTGCCCAGGTAAGGCACCAGCGTCAGGTGCAGGAACAGGACGTTCTCGTCGCCCTCGTCGAACTTGAACTGCCGGATCGCTTCCAGGAAGGGCAGGGACTCGATGTCGCCCACGGTGCCGCCCACCTCGATCAGCACGATCTCCGCCCCGGCGGTCTCGCCGGCGGCGCGGATGCGGCGCTTGATCTCGTCGGTGACGTGCGGGATGACCTGCACGGTCTGGGAGAGGTAGTCCCCGGCGCGTTCCTTGCGGATCACTTCCTGGTACACCTGCCCGGTGGTGATGTTGCTGCCCGGCGGAATGTCCAGGTCCAGGAAGCGTTCGTAGTTGCCGATGTCCAGGTCCGTCTCGGCGCCCGAGGCGGTCACGAAGCACTCGCCGTGCTCGTAGGGCCGCATGGTGCCCGCGTCGATGTTGATGTAGGGGTCGATCTTGACGGCCGTGACCTTATACCCGCGCGCCCGCAGGAGCGCGCCCAGGGAAGCGCTTGCCACGCCCTTCCCGAGACTGCTGACCACGCCGCCCGTAACGAAGATGTATTTCATGCCTGACCCGAAAGCGCCTGACCCCCGAGCCGGAAACGAGTGGGGCCAAAAACAAAAACCGGGGCGCTTCGGCCTCCGGGATTACAGGATACCACGCCCGCTCACCGATCCGGCTGCGGCACCCACACCACCGCCTCGTCCGCGTCCAGCGGCTCGTAGCGGGGCCACAACCGGTCGTAGGCCTCCGCGGGCAGATGCAGCGCGCCCGGCTCCCGGTTGCGCCGGGCGATGCGCGCCCGCGCCACGTCGGCCGGCACGCTCAGGGCGTACAGGGTCAGGGGAACCCCCAGCGCCGCCGCCTGCGCCCGCAGCGCGTCCCGGTGCCGGCGCGCCCAGAAGCCGTAATCCAGCACGACGTGCAGGCCCAGCGAGGCCGCGCGCGGCCACAGGCGGTCCAGCTCCGCCGTGACGCGGCGGGCCGCCCCGGGAAACTCCTCCGGCCCCAGGTCCGGGCCGTGCAGGGCGACCACCCACTCGTCCGTGTTGAACCGCAGGCCCGGCAGGTCCCGTTCCAGTTGCCGGGCGAAAGTCGTCTTGCCCGCGGCGAGAAAGCCGTGCACTGCGTGGATGTGCCCGGGCGCACTCACCGCGGCCAGAAGTGCCACAGGCCGTACGCGCCCAGCAGCAGGTGCAGCGCGAACTTCGCGCCCAGCCCCGTGAACAGGCCCACCACGGTGCCCCAGGTGGAGGCCAGCGCCTCGTTCACGGGCCGGCGCACCAGCAGCAGTTCCGCCAGGAACGCCCCGGCGGGCGGGCCCAGGAACAGGCCCAGCGGCGGCAGCAGCAGCCCGCCCACGATCCCGCCGGCCAGCGCGCCCCACATCGCCTGCCGGCTCCCGCCGTACTTCCGGGCGCCCCACGCGGACGCGGCATTGTCCACCACCATCGCCAGGACCGTCAGCAGCAGGAAGACCAGCAGGAACAGCCCGTCGGCGCCCCACTGGAAGCCGTCCAGCAACGCGGCCGTGGCCGCCCCCGCGAAGATGATCAGGGTGGCGGGCACCACCGGCAGGAAGGTGGAGCCCAGGCCGACCAGCCACACGATCAGGAACACCCAGAAGGGGAGACTCATACGGCGCAGAGTACGCGGCGCCGGCCCACTAGGTTCCCCACCCAGGGCACAACAGAAACCCCCACCGGGAAGGTGGGGGACTTTGGTTGCAGGGACAGGATTTGAACCTGCGACCTCCGGGTTATGAGCCCGACGAGCTACCAGACTGCTCTACCCTGCGTTACT from Deinococcus ficus includes:
- a CDS encoding phosphoribosylglycinamide formyltransferase, with protein sequence MNLGFLASHGGSAAKHLVAACHAGTLNATPLALVSNNSRSPALAWAREAGLQTAHLSSAKHPDPATLDHAILAFLTTAGVDTLVLSGYMRELGPQVLTHYAGRIINIHPSLLPRHGGRGMYGDRVHEAVLTAGDTESGASVHLVTQGIDEGPVLAQTRVPVLPGDTLDTLKARVQAVEGDLMLRALQDLARG
- a CDS encoding DUF4442 domain-containing protein translates to MTPPELPAFAAAAVKAALHAIPMNATVGVRITGVGVGWAAGECPDTPPFRNHLGTIHAGAQFLLAEAVSGAAFAGAFAQYLSTAVPLIEKLDTHYVGRAVGDLTARAECDPGDLPAAHAAFAAEGRARLTVKVTVRDGEDKPVMEALAHWYLRDRPAAPAPQD
- a CDS encoding VOC family protein, producing the protein MSVMLLDHMGIATPDLDQGSAPYLALGLTPDGPDELVQSQGVNVRVFRVGQSMIELLAPARPDSAIARYLEKNRPGLHHTAYRVAHLDAEVERLRGLGATFLSEQPGPGLHGTRVIFLHPKWGQGTLIELVEHPAGGTGH
- a CDS encoding VanZ family protein, which produces MSQGRRGRWWLTSGLIAAGIWVVSGMSDTPGPGLAHPWDWAAHGVTYLALAFSLTRATGSAGAALALAAWYGALDEVHQSFVPGREAGLPDWLADVTGAWLGVTLAGWRRTPAPQPATPD
- a CDS encoding AAA family ATPase, with the translated sequence MSFSLSAASARPPGTPPDLQAALTQLDGVILGKGTQVRLAVACLLARGHLLIEDQPGVGKTTLAHALARTFGLDFRRVQFTSDLLPADLLGVSIWDAASSTFRFQPGPVFSEVLLADEINRATPRTQGALLEAMEERQVSEGGTTRLLPDPFFVIATQNPAAFVGTSPLPEAQLDRFLLTVTLGYPDVRAERQLLETGGRGQRVRDLPALLGAPDLTRMAREVDAVHAAPPLLDYVQVLARATREHPALEAGLSPRALLALLSVSRAWAYLHGRAMVLPEDIQAVFAPLCAHRLPLRDAGVRVQDVIDRVLADTPIP
- a CDS encoding transglutaminaseTgpA domain-containing protein: MRPALGGVRPTPFGLWFLLLVLLTLVGCINYSLSLGYGLTFLLLGAWMLAGLHLDRTARLVRGTLQAAGPVTAGQVAPFTLQLAGLSTRVPLTLTVRGSQGQRARLRQSAGGPDQPVLPLRLSAPLRGPLTVTSARLVLSDAFGLWHVARPVTLPGPVTVSPAPTPSALPPATPHAAGDGQLRRVPGPDEFAGLRPYQPGDSPRQVSWRHAARTGQLLTRETDAPAGQARVLDWADTRGPTEARVSQLAGWVEAARVTGTPFALRVPGHPGAFGAGEAHAQAARAILAHLDPLPDPPKVAPASTDDLPDAGAWTTTLAALAFALAPLVLRQPLLMSVLTFGLLGYTFARLRRSLPAPGLAVLAGAAVLGGAYLNSVYGTLLGVDAGTAMLGLLLVLKAAESRTGRDARLLILLGLFQTSTHFFAGQGPLTALHTVLAAAGLLGAAARLTSPDAASGQPGLRVAGRMLALAVPLAALLFLLFPRPDGPLWRLPLSASAQTGLANEITAGEYSALAQNDAVAFRADFGGTPPAPAERYWRGPVYEAYDGVRWTQVRLNGPNPTLTQTGPAVGYTLTLEPNGTPWLPALDTPVAVPAGAVLTTAFQAATRPTGARSRYRLSSAPARRGEREDPFRLDLNLRRPAGESPRAAQFGASWAALPAPERVQAGLAFLRQGDFTYTLTPPTLPERNRVDAFLYGTRRGFCEHYASAFAFLMRAAGVPARIVGGYLGGQVNPAGNYLIVRQQDAHAWVEVWLAGQGWVRVDPTAAIAPARVNANVGTALTRPQASAAPEPTALARARLGLDALQNRWNDLVVGYDGEQQRSALARIGVQGAAAQVGALAVGLVLAGAMALFFLRRQTAPRDPMQRTLDDLTRRTGEPLGPGETLSAYAERVGALRPDMRPGLRQVRDLYHAARYAPQPGEAALRALREAVRKLR
- a CDS encoding DinB family protein; this translates as MSAWTADQLAQLLHEANAHPWESVQAALDGIEGQPHPRVAWLTTHLSVTKREYAALIAAAAGAPTPPDDAGLSALMAWEVEAVRALTSAQLGARLTHAGADLSVADLIRLNARHTAWHAGQIAALKPRTRMA
- a CDS encoding pyroglutamyl-peptidase I translates to MPTLLLTGFEPFHTHPVNPSAQAAEALHGLTVGDWQVHAALLPVDPGGAAAALTPLLDSLQPGAVLLTGLAAGRPQVTLERVAVNVMDFPIPDNTGQTYRDAPVCAPGEEGAAVPAAYLSTLPLRDLLAAWRDAEVPGSISNSAGLYVCNAVMFHALHHLHRSGRAAVPCGFLHLPANAFLAAEDTRLPYLPQAEITRAVQVAAQTLMR
- a CDS encoding DNA-formamidopyrimidine glycosylase, whose translation is MPELPEVETTRRKIEPLLKGRTILRVQHDAPHRYANTHLAEGRRVQGLSRRGKYLLLQLAAADAAEDDPHDLEFIVHLGMTGGFRLESTPHTRVTLTTDGGELYFHDPRRFGKMAVVTPGAYAGMPTLAGMGPEPLSDDFREADFVKAAATCGAVKPWLLSQKPVSGVGNIYADEALWEARIHPAQTRLKPAEAKRLYHAIRRVMGDAVNAGGSSLGDGLGNYRQHDGEPGGFQDRHHAYGKDGTPCPRCGTDIAKTVLAQRGTHYCPTCQVLRP
- a CDS encoding CTP synthase; this translates as MKYIFVTGGVVSSLGKGVASASLGALLRARGYKVTAVKIDPYINIDAGTMRPYEHGECFVTASGAETDLDIGNYERFLDLDIPPGSNITTGQVYQEVIRKERAGDYLSQTVQVIPHVTDEIKRRIRAAGETAGAEIVLIEVGGTVGDIESLPFLEAIRQFKFDEGDENVLFLHLTLVPYLGTSHEFKTKPTQHSVAALRSYGIAPDIVMVRSKEKLPPEITKKIALFTSVRENRVFSSYDVAHVYEVPLALEEQGLGKAVEDLLGLERTLPNLGVWTHAVRTIKQPANEVKIAIAGKYTAMPDAYLSLMESLTHAGIANDARVTIKWVNAEELAEAGEGELEKQLGDADGILVPGGFGIRGIEGKIRAAEYARTRGVPYLGICLGMQIAVIEYARNVAGLAGANSAEFDEYAPHKVIDLMPEQLEVEGMGGTMRLGDWPMQLNAGTKIAELYGVPQGGTVKERHRHRFEVNPAYVGELKQAGLNISGVTPGVEGRGAGLVESIEIPGHPYFVALQAHPEFKSRPMRPSPPFAGFVKAALEHQQG